One window of the Petroclostridium xylanilyticum genome contains the following:
- a CDS encoding DUF4406 domain-containing protein — protein MSISKFNAEGYYDPTPYEALLRIEREAKKAPYRPMMFICSPYAGDTERNIRKAQGYCRYAVSKNCIPIAPHLLFPQFMDDDDEQMRYLGLFFGMVLMSKCSEVWVFGRNITKGMSIEIEKAKQRCIPIRYFNERCEEVRRQ, from the coding sequence ATGAGTATCAGCAAGTTTAACGCGGAAGGATATTACGACCCCACACCCTATGAAGCACTGCTTAGGATTGAGCGGGAAGCCAAGAAAGCGCCTTACAGACCGATGATGTTCATCTGCAGCCCATATGCTGGGGATACGGAACGCAATATCCGTAAGGCTCAGGGGTACTGCCGCTATGCGGTGAGCAAGAATTGCATACCTATTGCTCCGCATCTCTTGTTTCCGCAGTTTATGGACGACGATGACGAACAAATGCGGTATCTAGGCTTGTTCTTTGGCATGGTACTGATGTCAAAGTGTTCTGAAGTGTGGGTATTTGGCAGAAATATTACTAAAGGAATGTCCATTGAGATTGAGAAGGCAAAACAGCGCTGCATTCCGATACGGTATTTCAATGAACGATGCGAGGAGGTGCGGCGTCAGTGA
- a CDS encoding type II TA system antitoxin MqsA family protein: MNRNKTFCEECRRDVEYMVETATIKGKLKGEEYEYTGKKAVCTECGSEVYVADIEDENLKALYDMYRQKNGIISLEKILEIPQKYNIGKRPLSLLLGWGEMTFSRYCEGDMPTKQYSDILQKIYDDPAYYKELLEKNKDNLKSPQAYEKSKRKVQELLGEENNTGSKIDLIIQYLLYKCEDITPLALQKALYYVQGFYYAFEGRFLFDEDCEAWVHGPVYRDVYNRYSSYRFDPIESVEAFDESVFTTSEKAILDSVIKNFCCYSGKTLEKFTHLEKPWRHTRDGLPVDAHSNRVIPKELIGEYFVAVKEKFRMLTPGDIEGYSKAIFEQIN; the protein is encoded by the coding sequence ATGAACAGGAATAAGACATTTTGCGAGGAATGCAGAAGAGATGTCGAATACATGGTAGAAACTGCAACAATTAAGGGTAAGCTTAAAGGCGAAGAATATGAGTATACCGGAAAGAAGGCTGTTTGTACGGAATGTGGAAGCGAAGTCTATGTAGCGGATATAGAGGACGAAAATCTGAAGGCTTTGTATGACATGTACCGTCAAAAAAACGGCATTATTTCGCTGGAGAAGATATTAGAAATACCTCAGAAATACAATATTGGGAAACGTCCGCTGTCATTGCTTTTAGGCTGGGGAGAAATGACTTTTTCGAGATATTGTGAAGGTGATATGCCTACAAAACAGTACTCGGACATCCTTCAAAAGATTTATGATGATCCGGCATATTATAAAGAATTACTGGAGAAAAATAAGGATAATTTAAAATCTCCGCAGGCATATGAAAAAAGTAAGCGGAAGGTGCAGGAACTGCTTGGAGAAGAAAACAACACAGGCTCAAAGATCGATTTAATTATCCAATATCTGCTTTATAAATGCGAGGACATTACTCCATTGGCTTTACAAAAGGCGTTATATTATGTCCAGGGCTTTTATTACGCTTTTGAAGGACGGTTTCTTTTTGATGAAGACTGTGAGGCATGGGTTCATGGACCGGTTTACAGAGATGTGTATAACAGGTATTCATCTTATCGGTTTGACCCCATTGAAAGTGTTGAAGCTTTCGATGAATCAGTTTTTACAACCTCTGAAAAAGCGATACTGGATAGTGTTATTAAAAATTTCTGCTGTTATAGCGGAAAAACATTAGAAAAGTTTACGCATCTGGAGAAACCATGGCGGCATACCAGAGACGGTTTGCCGGTGGATGCGCATTCTAATCGTGTAATACCAAAAGAATTGATCGGGGAATATTTTGTTGCTGTGAAAGAAAAATTCCGCATGCTCACTCCTGGAGATATAGAAGGATACTCGAAAGCTATCTTTGAACAAATAAACTGA
- the istB gene encoding IS21-like element helper ATPase IstB: MYELIAKYCSTLKLGSRIVQNYKDIQAQTHEEFLAKLLAMEVEARERNRRNHMLKQARFDVIKTFGNYRFEKMSIPNSIDIETLRNASFIDKKENLILYGPVGLGKTHLATAIGVEACNQGRHVRFFRTASLVNQLLDAKADGSLKRFLKQLDKAELLICDEWGFIPFEREGSQLLFQVISDCYERKSMIITTNLEFSKWNSIFYDEKLTSAIIDRIIHHSHLIVFDGPSDRLVNSLMRKQ; the protein is encoded by the coding sequence ATGTATGAACTAATAGCGAAATATTGCAGCACCTTGAAACTTGGTTCCCGGATTGTCCAAAACTACAAAGATATCCAGGCACAAACACATGAAGAGTTTCTTGCGAAACTATTAGCTATGGAAGTGGAAGCCCGGGAACGGAACCGTAGAAACCACATGCTCAAGCAGGCCCGGTTTGACGTGATAAAGACCTTTGGGAATTACCGTTTTGAAAAGATGAGTATCCCAAACAGTATTGATATAGAGACATTGAGAAATGCCTCATTCATTGATAAAAAGGAGAATCTTATTCTCTATGGGCCTGTTGGACTGGGGAAAACGCACCTTGCTACTGCCATCGGTGTGGAAGCATGCAACCAGGGCAGGCATGTCCGATTTTTCAGGACGGCATCCCTTGTCAATCAGCTTCTGGATGCAAAGGCAGACGGCAGCCTCAAACGGTTCTTAAAGCAACTGGACAAAGCAGAGCTCTTGATTTGCGATGAATGGGGGTTTATCCCCTTTGAAAGGGAGGGGTCTCAACTTTTATTCCAGGTTATTTCCGACTGTTATGAGCGTAAGAGTATGATTATAACTACAAACCTGGAATTCAGCAAATGGAACAGTATTTTCTATGATGAAAAATTAACCAGCGCCATTATAGATCGTATTATCCATCACAGTCACCTAATTGTCTTCGATGGTCCCAGTGACCGGCTGGTGAATTCACTCATGAGAAAACAGTAA
- a CDS encoding HNH endonuclease has protein sequence MPRKPKRPCSFPGCPELTDGRYCDTHQRQVNAHYNKYERGPQTRKRYARRWRRIRDRYISEHPLCEECQKYGKLTPAEEVHHIIPLAKGGTNADSNLMSLCKQCHSSITAREGERWARR, from the coding sequence ATGCCAAGAAAGCCAAAAAGGCCTTGCTCCTTTCCCGGTTGTCCTGAGTTAACGGACGGAAGGTACTGTGACACGCATCAAAGGCAAGTTAATGCTCATTACAACAAATATGAACGAGGTCCCCAAACAAGAAAACGTTATGCCCGGAGATGGAGACGCATCCGGGACAGATATATCTCAGAGCATCCGCTTTGCGAGGAGTGCCAAAAGTACGGAAAGCTTACGCCAGCCGAAGAGGTGCATCATATTATTCCTTTGGCTAAAGGCGGAACCAATGCAGACAGCAACCTTATGAGTCTGTGCAAGCAATGCCACTCTTCGATCACTGCCCGCGAAGGAGAGCGGTGGGCAAGACGGTAG
- a CDS encoding phage antirepressor, producing MTNLQVFKNTEFGELKVLVIDGKEFFPATDCARMLGYSNPRDAIQRHCKPDGVVKHDGVTLTTNQYGISTEQHVERTYITEGNLYRLIIRSKLPAAERFEKWVFDEVLPTIRKHGVYATDKVIEEMISNPEYGIRLFSELKAERDRRKALEIENAKNKQIISELKPKASYYDLILQNKSLVPISKIAKDYGMSGRAFNKLLHELGVQYKMGNCWLLYQEYADQGYTQSKTHAIDAERSVMHTYWTQKGRLFIYDLLKNKKGILPVIEREQKSA from the coding sequence ATGACTAATTTACAGGTTTTTAAGAATACAGAATTTGGAGAACTTAAAGTACTTGTTATTGATGGAAAGGAATTCTTCCCTGCAACAGATTGTGCAAGAATGCTGGGATATAGTAACCCTCGCGATGCGATACAACGCCATTGCAAACCAGACGGGGTCGTGAAACACGACGGGGTCACCTTAACTACAAATCAATATGGTATCTCAACTGAACAGCATGTTGAACGGACTTATATTACAGAAGGAAATCTATATCGCCTTATTATACGCAGTAAACTTCCTGCAGCCGAACGCTTTGAAAAATGGGTCTTTGATGAAGTGCTGCCTACGATCAGAAAACATGGAGTCTATGCTACGGATAAAGTTATCGAAGAGATGATTTCCAATCCAGAGTATGGTATCAGACTTTTCTCCGAACTGAAGGCAGAACGCGACAGACGGAAAGCTTTGGAAATAGAAAACGCAAAGAATAAACAGATTATCAGCGAGTTAAAGCCCAAGGCAAGCTATTACGATCTCATATTGCAAAATAAGAGCCTTGTGCCGATCAGCAAGATTGCCAAGGATTACGGAATGTCTGGCCGCGCTTTCAATAAGCTGCTTCATGAGCTTGGAGTACAGTACAAAATGGGAAACTGCTGGCTTTTATATCAGGAGTACGCCGATCAAGGATACACGCAATCCAAGACCCATGCTATTGATGCAGAAAGAAGCGTAATGCACACATATTGGACACAAAAAGGAAGGTTATTTATTTATGACCTTCTCAAAAACAAGAAAGGTATATTGCCTGTAATCGAACGTGAACAGAAAAGCGCATAG
- a CDS encoding DNA-binding protein — MVTDYMSVNEASKKWGISVRRIQKLCAENRIDGAVRFSRVWAIPRDAQKPIDGRLKSQRERKQNRA; from the coding sequence ATGGTAACTGATTACATGTCTGTAAATGAAGCTTCGAAAAAGTGGGGTATCTCCGTCAGGCGCATACAAAAGCTGTGTGCGGAAAACAGAATAGATGGTGCTGTGCGTTTTAGCCGTGTATGGGCAATACCAAGAGACGCCCAAAAACCCATTGATGGCAGACTTAAGTCACAAAGAGAGAGGAAACAAAACAGAGCATGA
- a CDS encoding RNA polymerase sigma factor, with amino-acid sequence MLPIYLAMLDGEEDKNKFELLYVTYRKLMFYVANRILNDERLAEDAVHQTFLKILENFDKVGEISCHKTKSYIVTMVRNTAINLYNQRKRRTTIPLEDVEYCITTEPISVTEDLDHLARAVLKLPVIYKDVLTLKYVQEFSNEEIAKMLDISEATVRKRLERTKRRLEEILEREESADVN; translated from the coding sequence ATGCTTCCAATATATCTGGCGATGCTTGACGGCGAAGAGGATAAAAATAAATTTGAATTGCTTTATGTTACATACAGGAAGCTTATGTTCTATGTCGCCAACCGCATCCTAAATGATGAACGGCTCGCGGAGGACGCTGTACATCAGACGTTTTTGAAAATTCTTGAGAATTTCGATAAAGTGGGGGAAATTTCCTGTCACAAAACTAAGAGCTACATTGTTACTATGGTTAGAAACACCGCCATCAATTTATATAACCAAAGAAAAAGGCGCACAACAATTCCCCTTGAGGATGTGGAATACTGTATAACAACCGAACCAATAAGCGTTACGGAGGATTTAGATCATCTTGCAAGGGCGGTATTGAAGTTGCCTGTTATATATAAAGATGTGCTGACACTGAAATATGTTCAAGAGTTTTCAAATGAAGAAATAGCAAAGATGTTGGATATATCTGAGGCGACGGTTAGGAAGCGGCTTGAGCGCACAAAACGCAGGCTTGAGGAAATTCTGGAAAGGGAGGAAAGCGCCGATGTCAATTAG
- a CDS encoding amidase domain-containing protein — MKNIFKKASLLLLVSFLVISFLSSATYAIENTGAKDLKQDISKTKNIEKIYNIGQYKEFGDYLYNYFNNLYKILETGDISNFKQSSSDINTYIILKDLEYKSNLYNIFHNGIKNISVDQFIIKEVKENTDDIDVIVYVNVSYVFNKNENSSMGALYKVKLRKGNDDFAVIGIDTTSIDIQIVKDTIKAKMSSINNSINGNLEELKIVDDLYSKRNEKLPEEKQKADNAAKLNTSLNLGNVVVNSSSLSTTLVNVSYTASDSRYYGWWFGDHYENYIFKRASLDCTNFASQCIWSGYGGCSGYDISDIGYDSSYYNNSTAQALRARVANNYRQTSQWYGRNYDSPYGDPITNFCSVSNLWNYATSNTGNGPKADGYNNNSVYTNLSTPMKQGDILQFYNPDTQTWYHSVIVVTTTDYTVSQYTNVRVAQHESEYYWRPLDELIQYFGGSTCKMRLLRPKSTTFAS; from the coding sequence ATGAAAAATATTTTTAAGAAAGCATCATTACTTTTATTAGTAAGCTTTTTGGTGATTTCATTTCTTTCATCAGCAACTTACGCAATTGAAAACACAGGAGCAAAAGATCTAAAGCAAGACATAAGTAAAACAAAAAATATAGAAAAGATTTATAATATTGGTCAGTATAAAGAATTTGGCGATTATCTCTATAACTACTTCAATAATCTGTATAAGATATTGGAGACTGGGGATATATCAAATTTCAAGCAATCTTCATCTGATATCAATACTTATATAATTCTTAAAGACTTAGAGTATAAAAGTAATCTGTACAATATATTCCATAATGGCATTAAAAATATATCAGTAGATCAATTTATTATTAAAGAAGTTAAGGAAAACACTGATGATATTGACGTTATTGTTTATGTTAATGTATCTTATGTTTTTAATAAAAATGAAAATAGTTCAATGGGCGCTCTATATAAAGTTAAATTAAGGAAAGGAAACGACGATTTTGCTGTTATTGGAATAGATACTACAAGTATTGACATCCAAATAGTCAAAGATACTATAAAAGCTAAAATGTCCAGTATCAATAACAGCATCAATGGTAATTTAGAAGAACTCAAGATTGTTGATGATTTATATAGCAAGCGAAATGAAAAATTACCGGAAGAAAAGCAAAAAGCTGATAATGCTGCCAAGTTAAACACATCTTTGAATCTAGGAAATGTTGTTGTAAACAGTTCCTCTCTAAGTACAACATTGGTTAATGTAAGTTATACAGCATCAGATTCCCGTTATTATGGTTGGTGGTTTGGAGATCATTACGAGAACTACATATTTAAAAGAGCAAGCCTTGATTGCACTAATTTTGCTTCACAATGTATTTGGAGCGGATATGGCGGTTGCAGTGGTTATGATATTTCTGACATTGGATATGATTCAAGTTATTATAATAATTCAACTGCGCAAGCGTTAAGAGCAAGGGTGGCTAATAATTATAGGCAAACAAGTCAATGGTATGGTAGAAATTATGATTCACCATATGGTGACCCTATAACAAACTTTTGTAGCGTATCAAATCTTTGGAATTATGCCACTTCAAATACTGGTAACGGTCCTAAAGCTGACGGATATAATAATAATTCAGTATATACAAATTTAAGCACTCCTATGAAACAGGGTGATATTCTGCAATTTTACAATCCCGATACTCAGACATGGTATCATTCTGTTATAGTTGTTACTACAACTGATTATACAGTTTCACAATACACAAATGTAAGAGTGGCACAGCATGAAAGTGAATACTACTGGAGACCTCTAGATGAATTAATTCAATATTTTGGAGGAAGCACATGTAAAATGAGACTATTAAGACCCAAAAGTACTACTTTTGCTTCCTAA
- a CDS encoding DUF4367 domain-containing protein — protein sequence MSISFTEDMLKEAVIQADIYEIETLPTDDEIEYEFSNEFKRKMKKLIRQSKTRSPVGAMAFLRRRAVAFVAAIIILFASAMSVSAVRTAVFEFITEVYEKFTHIFFNESRSSQDAADGFAIYEPAYIPEGFKLVNKNTDGLVLLEYEKENDFISYSQQCLENVSININTEGVKLEELEFKGLPAKYYSNQGVQNLLWYDDKYMYMVSSTLDRDIVFKIAESVEITGRELSP from the coding sequence ATGTCAATTAGTTTTACGGAAGACATGCTTAAAGAAGCCGTTATTCAAGCGGACATATATGAGATAGAAACCCTGCCTACAGACGATGAAATAGAGTATGAGTTCTCAAATGAGTTTAAACGAAAGATGAAAAAGCTTATACGCCAAAGCAAAACAAGAAGCCCGGTTGGAGCAATGGCTTTTTTGCGTAGGCGTGCGGTCGCTTTTGTTGCTGCAATCATTATTCTGTTTGCGTCCGCAATGAGCGTATCGGCTGTACGTACCGCGGTATTTGAATTCATAACCGAGGTGTACGAAAAATTCACTCATATATTCTTTAATGAAAGCCGGTCATCTCAGGATGCGGCCGATGGATTTGCCATATATGAACCGGCCTATATACCGGAAGGATTTAAACTGGTCAATAAAAACACCGACGGCCTTGTTCTGCTGGAATATGAAAAGGAAAATGATTTTATATCCTACAGCCAACAGTGCCTTGAAAACGTTTCAATCAACATAAATACAGAAGGTGTAAAACTGGAAGAACTTGAGTTCAAAGGTTTACCGGCCAAGTATTATTCCAATCAGGGCGTTCAAAACCTGCTCTGGTACGATGATAAGTATATGTATATGGTGTCATCAACACTGGATAGAGACATCGTGTTTAAGATTGCGGAAAGCGTTGAAATTACAGGCAGGGAGTTAAGTCCATAA
- a CDS encoding DNA primase, with the protein MSISFPQELADRKQWICWRLEPNIKDGKDSKIPYNPLTGRKASSTSPNDWSTLDDAIAAKEQYLYTGLGFVFAKGGGLVGVDIDHCRDKNTGELNDTAKAILERFPSYTEISPSGTGLHIFYKGEMPAKGNKNTRTGVEMYAHSRYFAMTGDQLPGTPDSIAEDNGALAWIHENFIKSKKRREKSKKDRKNFKLEPLTDEEILEKARTAENHKGFNLLWEGKWQEAGYPSQSEADLALCCMLAFWSSKNKEQMDRLFRKSGLFREKWDTVHHASGATYGQETLDKAIEATENVYSRESESVIFEHEGRYYRIRGESVYPITNFIIQPVEMIVSEDETQMTADLVTIRDEIYRQTFMTTDFNNIQKFKNILNRRTISLGYFGSEGDLELLKGYISELEWVRKAGVKALGIYEHGGRMVYVSTDGAIEAGGSIVEDIVQLDKYKSITTDILTFEPLTKEKLVRLGEWILSYNEPIKTVSVMAWVAGCFIKPHLKKTGIKFPHLLLVGEQGSGKSNTLERVILPVFSCSKIRAATQVTAFTLMKESASSNLIPQLMDEFKPSKIDKLRLNALYNHLRDAYDGHEGVRGRADQSAVIYELLAPIIVAGEESPDEAAIRERSIELLFSKKDLKPAIHRQGSSLPGKPCRRKNSLY; encoded by the coding sequence GTGAGCATCTCATTCCCTCAGGAACTGGCTGACCGGAAGCAATGGATATGCTGGCGTCTGGAACCAAACATAAAGGACGGAAAAGACAGTAAAATCCCTTACAATCCCTTAACCGGCAGAAAAGCCTCAAGCACTAGCCCAAACGACTGGTCGACTCTTGACGATGCAATTGCAGCTAAAGAACAGTATCTCTATACTGGATTGGGTTTTGTATTCGCAAAAGGCGGAGGCTTAGTAGGAGTTGATATCGATCACTGCCGCGACAAAAACACTGGAGAATTAAACGATACCGCCAAGGCTATCCTTGAGCGGTTTCCGTCCTATACGGAAATCAGTCCTTCAGGAACCGGGCTTCATATCTTCTATAAAGGGGAGATGCCTGCCAAAGGAAATAAAAATACAAGAACCGGCGTTGAAATGTATGCCCACAGCAGATATTTCGCAATGACTGGCGATCAACTGCCCGGGACTCCTGACAGCATTGCCGAAGATAACGGAGCACTGGCCTGGATACATGAGAACTTTATCAAAAGCAAGAAGCGGAGAGAAAAAAGCAAGAAAGACCGTAAGAATTTTAAGCTAGAACCGCTTACGGATGAGGAAATATTGGAAAAAGCCCGGACAGCTGAAAACCATAAGGGATTTAACCTGCTATGGGAAGGAAAATGGCAGGAAGCTGGATATCCCAGCCAATCCGAAGCCGACCTTGCCCTTTGCTGTATGCTGGCTTTCTGGTCAAGCAAAAACAAAGAGCAGATGGACAGGCTGTTTAGAAAGTCCGGGTTATTCCGGGAAAAATGGGATACGGTGCACCATGCAAGCGGAGCAACATATGGGCAGGAGACACTGGATAAGGCCATCGAAGCTACAGAGAACGTATATAGCCGCGAAAGCGAGTCGGTTATCTTTGAACATGAGGGCAGGTATTACCGCATCAGAGGCGAAAGCGTCTATCCTATAACAAATTTTATCATTCAGCCGGTGGAGATGATTGTATCAGAAGATGAAACGCAGATGACTGCCGATCTTGTTACAATCCGCGATGAAATATACCGCCAGACCTTTATGACCACCGACTTCAATAATATCCAAAAGTTCAAAAATATCTTGAACCGCCGGACAATATCCTTAGGCTATTTTGGCTCTGAAGGGGATTTAGAACTGCTGAAAGGATATATATCCGAATTGGAGTGGGTACGGAAAGCAGGGGTAAAGGCTCTTGGAATTTATGAGCATGGCGGACGGATGGTCTATGTTTCAACGGATGGTGCCATTGAAGCCGGAGGCAGCATTGTTGAAGATATTGTGCAGCTTGATAAGTATAAAAGCATAACAACCGATATCCTTACCTTTGAGCCATTGACAAAGGAAAAGCTTGTCAGGCTTGGAGAGTGGATTCTCAGCTATAACGAACCCATAAAAACGGTGTCAGTAATGGCATGGGTAGCCGGATGCTTTATTAAACCGCATCTTAAAAAAACAGGCATTAAGTTTCCGCACTTATTGCTTGTCGGAGAACAGGGCAGCGGAAAGAGTAATACATTGGAGCGGGTTATCCTGCCGGTATTTTCATGCAGTAAAATCCGTGCGGCTACACAGGTCACTGCATTTACATTGATGAAGGAATCCGCATCCTCAAATCTGATACCGCAGCTGATGGATGAGTTCAAACCTTCAAAGATAGACAAATTAAGGCTAAATGCCTTATACAACCATCTTCGTGATGCATATGACGGGCATGAAGGTGTTCGCGGCCGGGCGGATCAAAGCGCTGTTATTTATGAGCTATTGGCACCTATCATTGTAGCTGGTGAGGAATCGCCAGATGAAGCGGCTATCAGGGAACGAAGTATAGAATTGCTTTTCAGTAAGAAGGACTTAAAACCAGCCATCCATAGGCAAGGTTCAAGCCTGCCTGGGAAGCCTTGTCGGAGGAAGAACAGTTTATATTGA
- the ltrA gene encoding group II intron reverse transcriptase/maturase — MNSKDMQRLQTTQQRGYPLNQEMEFQETAEVHSISSASKDRRNNVQRYTSNLLEMILDRENMKEAYKRVVANKGSHGVDGMEVDELLPYLKENWPTIKQQLLEGKYKPQPVLRVEIPKPDGGTRLLGIPTVLDRLIQQAIAQILSGIYDHTFSENSYGFRPGRSAKDAVTAAEVYINEGCTWVVDIDLEKFFDRVNHDILMTKLEKRIGDKRVLKLIRRYLESGVMINGIKVATEEGTPQGGPLSPLLANIMLDELDKELERRGHKFCRYADDCNIYVKSRSAGNRVMKSIKKFIETKLKLKVNEAKSAVDRPWKRKFLGFSFYTKENEVRIRIHEKSIKRLKEKVREITNRNKGISMEYRIRRLNQITTGWVNYFGLADAKRIMKALDEWIRRRLRACIWKQWKKIKTKYDNLVKLGLEKQKAWIYANTRKGYWRISNSQILNMTLTNKYFEDIGYKSLSKRYLIVH; from the coding sequence ATGAACTCGAAAGATATGCAAAGACTGCAGACAACTCAACAAAGAGGCTATCCGCTCAATCAAGAAATGGAATTTCAAGAGACAGCGGAAGTGCATAGTATATCATCGGCGTCAAAAGATAGAAGAAACAATGTACAAAGATACACCAGTAATCTGCTTGAAATGATACTAGACCGAGAAAACATGAAAGAAGCATACAAGCGAGTAGTTGCAAATAAAGGAAGCCATGGAGTCGATGGGATGGAAGTAGATGAACTTCTACCGTATCTCAAAGAAAACTGGCCGACCATAAAGCAACAATTACTGGAAGGAAAGTATAAACCACAACCAGTGCTGAGAGTAGAAATACCAAAACCAGATGGAGGAACAAGACTACTAGGAATACCTACAGTACTAGACAGACTAATACAACAAGCAATAGCCCAAATACTAAGTGGAATATACGACCATACATTCTCGGAAAATAGCTATGGATTCAGACCAGGACGCAGTGCAAAAGATGCAGTAACAGCCGCAGAAGTATATATAAACGAAGGATGCACATGGGTAGTAGATATAGACTTAGAAAAGTTCTTTGACAGAGTAAACCACGACATACTGATGACTAAATTAGAAAAGCGGATAGGAGACAAAAGAGTACTGAAGCTGATACGAAGATACTTAGAATCAGGAGTAATGATAAATGGAATCAAAGTAGCAACAGAAGAAGGGACACCACAAGGAGGGCCATTAAGTCCGCTATTAGCAAACATAATGTTAGATGAACTAGACAAAGAACTAGAAAGAAGAGGGCATAAATTCTGTCGGTATGCAGATGATTGCAACATATACGTAAAAAGCAGGTCAGCAGGAAACAGAGTAATGAAAAGCATAAAGAAATTCATAGAAACCAAATTAAAACTAAAAGTCAATGAAGCAAAAAGTGCTGTAGATAGACCATGGAAAAGAAAGTTCTTAGGATTCTCGTTTTACACAAAAGAAAACGAAGTAAGAATAAGAATCCATGAAAAATCCATCAAAAGGCTTAAGGAAAAAGTAAGAGAAATAACCAATCGAAACAAGGGAATAAGTATGGAATATAGAATACGTAGATTGAATCAGATAACGACAGGATGGGTTAACTACTTTGGATTAGCAGATGCGAAAAGAATAATGAAAGCCCTTGACGAATGGATAAGGCGTAGACTAAGAGCATGTATATGGAAACAATGGAAGAAGATAAAAACAAAATACGATAATCTAGTAAAATTAGGATTAGAAAAACAGAAAGCCTGGATATACGCTAATACGAGAAAAGGCTACTGGAGAATATCCAATAGCCAAATACTCAATATGACTCTTACAAATAAATACTTCGAAGACATAGGTTACAAGAGTTTATCAAAGAGGTATCTAATTGTACATTAA